One window from the genome of Gadus macrocephalus chromosome 7, ASM3116895v1 encodes:
- the snx12 gene encoding sorting nexin-12 isoform X2 — protein sequence MSEPTVADTRRLHSKPQDLTDAYGPPSNFLEIDVYDPQTVGVGRTRYTTYEVRMRTNLPIFKLKDSCVRRRYSDFEWLKNELERDSKIVVPPLPGKALKRLLPFRGDEGIFEESFIEERRVGLEQFINRIAGHPLAQNERCLHMFLQEEGIDRNYIPGKV from the exons ATGTCCGAGCCTACGGTGGCCGATACTCGCCGGTTGCATTCCAAGCCCCAGGACCTGACAGACGCCTACGGTCCGCCGAGCAATTTTCTGGAAATTGACGTTTATGATCCACAAACTGTGGGAGTCGGACGCACCCGTTACACAACATACGAAGTTCGCATGAGG ACAAACCTTCCCATCTTCAAGCTGAAGGACTCCTGTGTGAGAAGAAGATACAGCGACTTTGAGTGGCTGAAGAATGAGTTGGAACGAGACAGTAAG ATTGTAGTTCCCCCTCTGCCAGGTAAGGCCCTGAAAAGACTGCTGCCGTTCAGAGGAGACGAGGGCATCTTCGAGGAGTCCTTCATCGAGGAGCGGCGAGTGGGCCTGGAGCAGTTCATCAACAG aatTGCCGGCCACCCGTTGGCCCAGAATGAGCGGTGTCTTCACATGTTTCTACAGGAGGAAGGCATTGACCGCAACTACATTCCCGGAAAA GTATGA
- the snx12 gene encoding sorting nexin-12 isoform X1, which translates to MSEPTVADTRRLHSKPQDLTDAYGPPSNFLEIDVYDPQTVGVGRTRYTTYEVRMRTNLPIFKLKDSCVRRRYSDFEWLKNELERDSKIVVPPLPGKALKRLLPFRGDEGIFEESFIEERRVGLEQFINRIAGHPLAQNERCLHMFLQEEGIDRNYIPGKVRH; encoded by the exons ATGTCCGAGCCTACGGTGGCCGATACTCGCCGGTTGCATTCCAAGCCCCAGGACCTGACAGACGCCTACGGTCCGCCGAGCAATTTTCTGGAAATTGACGTTTATGATCCACAAACTGTGGGAGTCGGACGCACCCGTTACACAACATACGAAGTTCGCATGAGG ACAAACCTTCCCATCTTCAAGCTGAAGGACTCCTGTGTGAGAAGAAGATACAGCGACTTTGAGTGGCTGAAGAATGAGTTGGAACGAGACAGTAAG ATTGTAGTTCCCCCTCTGCCAGGTAAGGCCCTGAAAAGACTGCTGCCGTTCAGAGGAGACGAGGGCATCTTCGAGGAGTCCTTCATCGAGGAGCGGCGAGTGGGCCTGGAGCAGTTCATCAACAG aatTGCCGGCCACCCGTTGGCCCAGAATGAGCGGTGTCTTCACATGTTTCTACAGGAGGAAGGCATTGACCGCAACTACATTCCCGGAAAAGTAAGGCACTAG
- the LOC132460867 gene encoding cytokine receptor common subunit gamma-like: MAVRLLLLCLTGLVLSEEQPNVDCLVVNLDYVHCVWNGSASPAVNSTFYSMFGKGFNECARYVLENNTTVGCDHHYSQLIVERSNTFTTKLMLLNSSFRQIHHLKNKVKLNAPINLTVKNGSDSNLWYYWNDSHISPCIVSQVRHRKGKEWENKSLNISTRTYSINLPSSRCRYELQVRSTIASFCGESSLWSDWSPSAFWGSNRESNGTDLPGSSMSVWSPMLLALGSIVFIILSVTILVRHERLRAILPDPGKNLTKILADGDVEDWLPISKSIKEGFRANYSERACSVREYSRILQSASESSAEQSSSDQSSSDQSSGSFASSVTTDQTNCSVSPSVDEPAGPTSCDCDASTIIVSSA, from the exons ATGGCGGTAAGACTGCTCCTCCTTTGCCTCACTGGCCTTGTATTATCTGAAGAACAGCCTA ATGTGGACTGTTTGGTGGTGAACTTAGACTATGTTCACTGTGTCTGGAACGGATCTGCCAGCCCAGCTGTCAATTCTACTTTCTATAGCAT GTTTGGTAAGGGATTCAACGAGTGTGCCAGATATGTCTTGGAGAATAACACTACCGTTGGGTGTGATCATCACTATAGTCAACTAATAGTGGAAAGGTCCAACACATTCACCACCAAACTGATGCTCCTGAACAGTAGCTTTAGGCAGATCCACCATCTCAAAAATAAAG TCAAGCTGAACGCCCCCATCAATCTGACAGTTAAAAATGGTAGTGACTCAAACCTGTGGTACTACTGGAATGACAGCCACATTAGCCCCTGCATAGTGAGCCAAGTTCGCCACAGGAAAGGAAAGGAGTGGGAG AATAAATCCTTGAATATAAGTACGAGAACTTACAGCATCAACCTGCCCTCCAGCCGCTGCCGTTATGAGCTGCAGGTTAGAAGCACCATAGCAAGCTTTTGTGGAGAGTCAAGCCTCTGGAGTGACTGGAGTCCATCGGCCTTCTGGGGGTCCAACAGAGAAAGCAATGGCACAG ACTTGCCAGGTAGCTCCATGTCCGTATGGAGCCCCATGTTGTTGGCTCTTGGGTCCATAGTTTTCATCATTCTATCGGTCACCATTCTTGTGCGACATGAAAG GCTAAGAGCCATCCTCCCAGACCCTGGAAAGAACCTTACCAAAATCCTGGCTGATGGAGATGTAGAG GATTGGCTGCCAATCTCCAAGAGCATCAAGGAGGGCTTCAGGGCAAACTACAGTGAGCGGGCCTGTTCTGTTCGTGAGTACAGCCGTATCTTACAGTCTGCCAGCGAGAGCTCTGCAGAACAGAGCTCCTCCGACCAGAGCTCATCCGACCAGAGCTCTGGTAGCTTTGCATCATCAGTCACCACCGATCAAACCAACTGCTCCGTCTCCCCATCTGTTGATGAACCTGCAGGACCGACTTCCTGTGACTGTGACGCCTCCACCATTATTGTTTCCTCTGCTTGA